The Anaerobranca gottschalkii DSM 13577 genomic sequence TAGAAAAAGTTCCCAAGGAAGTAGTGGAATACTTTGATATGATGGATGATGGAGATACATCAATACCACCTAGATTTAGCTGTGAGAGTTGTGGAGCAGAAATGTATCCCAAAGATTATATAGGAGTTCATGGAGAGCACTATAAAATATAAATGAATTTAAGCGCGCCGAATGGCGCTTTTTTTACATTATCTTAACAAAACCATCATTTTCTCCTAACAATGATGTTTTATTATAAAGATAACATCAAACAAAGGAGGAACATTGAATGTTCAAAAAAGGTTTTATTTCAGTAATTACTATTTTATTAGTTACCTTTTCATTAGTAGGATGTGGAGGTAACGCCGAAAAGTATATTGAAGTTAAAGGTTCAGATACTATGGTAAACTTAGGTCAACATTGGGCAGAAGCATTTATGGCTAAAAATCCAGAGGTAACTATTTCAGTTACCGGTGGTGGTTCAGGTACAGGTATTGCAGCAATTCAAAATGACAACACCCATATAGCCCAATCTTCAAGACCAATGACAGAAACAGAAATAGAAAATGCTAAAGCTAATAATGTACAAATTAGTGAATTTATTGTAGGTCAAGATGGTTTGGCAGTAGTAGTAAATGCTAAAAATCCAGTTTCTGATTTAACAATGGCACAACTTAAAGATATTTTTACTGGTAAGATTACCCACTGGTCTGAATTAGGGTGGGAAGAAGGTGGAGAAATAACCCTTTATTCCCGTCAAAGTAATTCCGGAACATATGTGTACTTCTGGCAAACAGTGCTTCACGAGGAAGATTGGGCTCCAGATACAATGTTTATGCCTGGTTCTTCAGCTATCTATGAAGCTGTATCATCCGATGAAAATGGTATTGGTTACTTTGGGGTAGGATATGTAAAAGAAGGTGTAAAAGCTATTAACGTAGCTAGAACTGAGGCAGGTCCATATATCACCCCATTAAAACAAGAAAACATCGATAATGGTATTTATCCAATTGCAAGGCCTCTATACTTCTATATCAATGGTAAACCTGAAGGTGTTGTCCTTGATTATTTAAAATTTGTATTATCTGAAGAAGGGGAAAAGGTTCTATACGAAGTAGGTTTTTATGCAATCACCCCAGCATATAAAGAGCAAAACAGAAAAACCTTTGAAAAACTAGGTATAAAGTAACTTTCTCAAAAATCTTCCTTTGAACTCCAAAGGAAGATTTTTTCTGTTTTTCATTAGGTATAAAAAATTAACATTAACTTAACATAAGGTTTATTTAATTCTAACAAAGATAAGTTAGTATTTTAATAGCAAGACTATATATTACGAAAATAAAGGAGTTGTGAAGGGATGGCTGAGTTAGTAAAAGCCAACAAGAAATGGAAAATAACAGAAGGAAGTAGAACTCAACGTTGGTCTGAAAAGGTAATTATAGGTGGTCTTACAGTGAGTGGATTATTTGCTGTATTAACAGTATCTTTTGTTTTTGGTTTTTTAGTAAAAATGAGTTTACCGGCAATACAGCAGGTAGGATTAGTGGAATATTTAACGGGGAAAAGGTGGATGCCTACTTCACCAAACCCTGGCTATGGAGCTTTACCTATGATCTTTGGTACTACTATGGTGTCCACTGCTTCTTTATTGATTGCAGTACCTTGGGGAATAGGAACAGCCCTTTATTTATCTGAAGTTGCCCCCAATAAAATTAGGGAAATAGTAAAACCATCATTGGAGGTTTTAGCTGGAATTCCTTCAGTAGTTTTTGGCTTTGTAGCTTTAGTTGTAGTTGCACCTAAAATAGCAAATCTTTTTAATCTTAGTAATGGTATTACTGCCCTTACTGGTGCGATAATGTTGGGAATTATGGCCCTTCCCACTATAGTTAGTATATCAGAAGATTCTTTGAATTCTGTCCCCAAAGATTACAGGGATGCTGCCTTAGCTTTAGGTGCTACAAAGTGGCAGACAATGATAAGGGTAACTTTACCTGCAGCTAAATCGGGTATTATTGCTGCAGTGATGTTAGGTTTCGGTAGAGCTGTTGGGGAGACTATGACAGTTTTAATGGCTACTGGAAACTCATTAGCAATACCTTTAAAAGAAAAATTTGGTATTCAATTACCAAACTATTTAACTTCTATTAGGACATTAACAGCAGGTATAGCCATTGATGCCTCCGATGTTCCTTGGGGAAGTTTGCATTATCATTCTTTGTTTGTTTTGGGAGCGATGTTATTTGTGATAACCTTTGTAGTTAATTTGGTTGCTGATTTAGTTTTGAATAAAGGGCAGAGGAGGGATATCTAATGAAACAAAGATTCCAAAACTTTAAAGTAAGTGAATTTATTGGCTATACTGTTTTGAATTTATTTGCTATCACTTCCGTATTTGTCCTTTTATTTATGGTCTATAATATAGTTTCAAAGGGTTACTCCGCAATAAACTGGACTTTTATTACTCAAATCCCTAGGTCAGGAATGACCCAAGGTGGTATAATGCCAGCTATTGTAGGAACTTTATATGTTTCAATATTAACTTTAGTAATAGCAGTTCCATTAGGAGTAGGTGCTGCCATTTATTTAAATGAGTTTTCTAGTCAAGGAAAATTAAATCGAATTATAAAACTTTGTATTAGAAATATGGCGGGTATTCCTTCTATTGTCTATGGTTTATTTGGTTTAGGTTTGTTTGTAGCAGGTTTAAAGTTAGGGCACTCACTGTTGGCTTCAGCCCTTACTTTATCACTGATGACTTACCCAGTAATAGTTACAACAGCGGAAGAAGCATTAAAGGCAGTACCTCAAAGTTTTAGAGATGGAGCAATGGCTTTAGGAGCTACCAAATGGCAAGCTATAAGGTATCAAGTATTACCTGCTGCAATACCAGGGATGGCAACAGGAGCTATTTTAGGATTAGGTCGCGCCGCTGGAGAAACGGCACCAATTATTTTAACAGGAGCTGCTTACTTTTTACCGATTTTGCCTAAAAGTGTAACAGATCAGTTTATGGCACTACCTTATCATTTATTTATTTTATCAACACAGCATTCTAAGATTTTAGAAGTCAGACATTTGGCT encodes the following:
- a CDS encoding PstS family phosphate ABC transporter substrate-binding protein, which encodes MFKKGFISVITILLVTFSLVGCGGNAEKYIEVKGSDTMVNLGQHWAEAFMAKNPEVTISVTGGGSGTGIAAIQNDNTHIAQSSRPMTETEIENAKANNVQISEFIVGQDGLAVVVNAKNPVSDLTMAQLKDIFTGKITHWSELGWEEGGEITLYSRQSNSGTYVYFWQTVLHEEDWAPDTMFMPGSSAIYEAVSSDENGIGYFGVGYVKEGVKAINVARTEAGPYITPLKQENIDNGIYPIARPLYFYINGKPEGVVLDYLKFVLSEEGEKVLYEVGFYAITPAYKEQNRKTFEKLGIK
- the pstC gene encoding phosphate ABC transporter permease subunit PstC, with translation MAELVKANKKWKITEGSRTQRWSEKVIIGGLTVSGLFAVLTVSFVFGFLVKMSLPAIQQVGLVEYLTGKRWMPTSPNPGYGALPMIFGTTMVSTASLLIAVPWGIGTALYLSEVAPNKIREIVKPSLEVLAGIPSVVFGFVALVVVAPKIANLFNLSNGITALTGAIMLGIMALPTIVSISEDSLNSVPKDYRDAALALGATKWQTMIRVTLPAAKSGIIAAVMLGFGRAVGETMTVLMATGNSLAIPLKEKFGIQLPNYLTSIRTLTAGIAIDASDVPWGSLHYHSLFVLGAMLFVITFVVNLVADLVLNKGQRRDI
- the pstA gene encoding phosphate ABC transporter permease PstA, giving the protein MKQRFQNFKVSEFIGYTVLNLFAITSVFVLLFMVYNIVSKGYSAINWTFITQIPRSGMTQGGIMPAIVGTLYVSILTLVIAVPLGVGAAIYLNEFSSQGKLNRIIKLCIRNMAGIPSIVYGLFGLGLFVAGLKLGHSLLASALTLSLMTYPVIVTTAEEALKAVPQSFRDGAMALGATKWQAIRYQVLPAAIPGMATGAILGLGRAAGETAPIILTGAAYFLPILPKSVTDQFMALPYHLFILSTQHSKILEVRHLAYGTALVLLTLVLLLNTTAIGLRIYYRKTKKW